From a single Oreochromis niloticus isolate F11D_XX linkage group LG4, O_niloticus_UMD_NMBU, whole genome shotgun sequence genomic region:
- the LOC109201763 gene encoding uncharacterized protein LOC109201763: protein MVDISDFLRGRGVPEDAVLLMEEQKIDCDVIALMDDATLANYIPSYGDRIALFNFCKSKQPLSKRKLGLLQKLREKMKTRKESPKENTSHTDAGIRQTKKQKATRNVEIGWIHSDGKVAKQVRAKQGGGTRKIQMATDAGLKDILQEGKKLFFPDGISPKGCETDFEFEVWDFKQNHLTDDTCQSIGNMYEAARLTMLRFYIATKPKDPEEDASETSEVVFVSESSGSDSNPLQVGEVRGNFDEVITGSEISDDPEITFGPIFDAEEDTEDTLVYEGFLVPLSPPNSENVITITIRHTDTLRDMITAFSDAEILRKTLNVKRILPDNTEEPGTGSGILRDVLTCFWHEFMSDAP, encoded by the coding sequence ATTGACTGTGACGTCATAGCACTGATGGATGACGCAACTTTGGCAAACTACATTCCCTCGTACGGAGACCGAATTGCCCTCTTCAATTTCTGCAAAAGCAAGCAACcactgtcaaaaagaaaactaggACTTCTGCAAAAACTTCGTGAGAAAATGAAAACCAGAAAAGAAAGTCCAAAGGAGAACACCTCACATACAGATGCAGGAATAAGACAGACAAAGAAGCAAAAAGCAACACGAAATGTTGAGATAGGATGGATACATAGTGATGGAAAAGTAGCCAAACAGGTGAGAGCGAAGCAGGGAGGTGGCACTAGAAAAATTCAAATGGCCACTGATGCTGGATTAAAAGATATTCTTCAAGAAggaaagaaacttttttttcctgatggcATATCTCCTAAGGGATGTGAAACAGATTTTGAGTTTGAGGTTTGGGACTTTAAACAGAACCACCTTACTGATGATACCTGCCAGTCTATTGGCAATATGTATGAGGCAGCGAGACTGACAATGTTACGCTTCTACATCGCAACAAAACCAAAAGATCCTGAAGAAGATGCCAGCGAGACATCTGAAGTGGTGTTTGTCTCAGAAAGCAGTGGCAGTGATAGTAATCCATTGCAAGTGGGGGAAGTCAGGGGTAATTTTGATGAAGTCATCACTGGTTCAGAAATTTCAGATGATCCAGAAATAACTTTTGGGCCAATTTTTGATGCTGAAGAAGATACAGAAGACACATTAGTCTATGAGGGTTTTCTTGTACCCCTCAGTCCACCTAATTCAGAGAACGTAATAACAATCACCATACGTCATACTGACACTTTACGTGACATGATTACTGCTTTCTCTGATGCAGAGATTTtgagaaaaacactgaatgtgAAGCGCATACTTCCAGACAACACAGAAGAACCAGGCACTGGATCAGGAATACTAAGAGATGTACTCACATGCTTCTGGCATGAATTTATGAGCGATGCACCCTAG